In Acidobacteriota bacterium, the genomic stretch CGGCATTTGTGAAGCCTCCGCCCCATTTGCCACATTTCCAGTGATGTTTGCCCGGTATAGCGAAGCCGTGACCTTTGTTGGCCGCGAGCGCAACACGCTGTCCTATGTTCTGGTGAAAGCACAGCCTCAGGTTTCAATTCGTGATTTAAGCCAGCGCATTCAGAAGACGTTTCCGGACCTGAAAGCCATGTCAGGCGAAGAGTTCGAATGGGCGACCATTTTTTACTACATTCGCAACACTGGGATTCCCGTCAATTTTGGCATCACCGTCACAATCGCGCTTCTGGTCGGAATGGTTGTGGCCGGACAAACCTTTTATATCTTCACCATTGAAAACCTCAAGCAATTTGGGGCACTGAAAGCGATTGGTGTCACCAATTACCGGCTGGTCGGCATGATTTTACTCCAGGCCCTGGTCGTTGGCAGTATTGGGTATGCCCTGGGTATTGCCCTGTGTGCCGCATTTTTTGATTTGACCCGTGACGTCGCGATCCAGCTCCGGGGTTTTATTTTGCTCTGGCAGATTTCAGTGGCTACTGCTGGCGTGGTGCTGGTGATTGTGTTGCTTGCCAGTCTGTTAAGCATCCGCCGGGTACTGGTTTTAGAGCCGGCGATTGTCTTTCGAGGGTAATTCAAATCCGGGTTCCGGGTTTTCAGAAGGGATGAGGGATGAGGGATGAGGGATGAAAGAAATCACTCTGTCATCCTGTCAGTGTGTCACCTTGTCATCCGCTCTGGGTTCCGGGTTTTGAAAAGACATAAAGGACGAAAAGGGCGAAAAGGACGAAAGTAAAGAATTCGAAAACCCTGAACCCTGAACCCCGAACCCTGAACCCTGAACCCTGAACCCTGAACCCTGAACCCTGATCGGTATCATTATGACAAACAACCCATCATCAATTGCCGTGTCGTGCCAGCAAGTGACCAAAGCTTTTGGCCAGGGCGAGTCTCAAACCATGGCCCTGCGTGGTGTTGACCTGGAAATCCAGTTTGGTCACATTATGACAAACAACCCATCATCAATTGCCGTGTCGTGCCAGCAAGTGACCAAAGCTTTTGGCCAGGGCGAGTCTCAAACCATGGCCCTGCGTGGTGTTGACCTGGAAATCCAGTTTGGTCAAATGTCGTTTCTTGTCGGGGAAAGCGGATCAGGCAAAACCACATTAATTTCCGTGATTGCCGGTTTGCTCGATGCCACCCAGGGCGAAATCACGGTACTTGGGCAAAATCTGACTCGCCTTTCGGGCAACCAGCAGGTTTTATTTCGCCGCCGGAATCTGGGTTTTGTCTTTCAGCAATTCAACCTGTTGCCATCGTTGACCGCTGCCGAAAACGTCGCGGTTCCACTCTTTGCTGCCGGAGTTGCCTATCAACCAGCGCTGGAACGAGCGGAAAAGCTCCTGGGCCAGCTTGGGATGGATCACCGCAAAAACAATCTGCCGTCGCAGCTTTCCGGCGGTCAACAACAACGAGTGGCACTGGCCAGGGCGTTGATTCACGAACCACGGTTGATTGTGTGTGACGAACCAACCTCCGCGCTTGATGCCGCCACTGGACGAACCGTGATGGAGCTCCTGGCTGGATTTGCGGTTCGGCCTGACCGGGCGGTAATTGTGGTGACGCACGACAGCCGGATTTTCGATTTTGCCGATACGATTGCCCATATGAATGACGGCCAGATTACGCAGCTTGAAACCAAAACCATTTAGGGTTCCGGGTTCCGGGTTCCGGGTTCCGGGTTCCGGGTTCCGGGTTCCGGGTTCCGGGTTCCGGGTTCCGGGTTTTCGATTTTATGTCCTTTGTATCCTTTATGTCTTCTCTCGACCCTGCCCCAAAACGAGGATTTATGAAAAAAACGTTGCCTGCTATTGCTTTAATTGCACTGATTTATGCCACGGTTTCAGTGGTCAATTCCCGGCCCAAACGTGTTTCACTTCCTCCGCCAGCAGAGCCGCCCAGGACCAGTTTTGCCGTTTCGGTGGCGGGGGTTGGGCTGGTTGAAGCCAGTTCGGAAAACATCTCGATCAGTACGCCGGTTTCAGGGCTGGTCACGCGAGTTGCGGTGAAAGTCGGGGATTTTGTCAAAGCTGGGGCCCCGTTATTTTCCCTTGATGACCGGGATTTACAGGCCGAATTAATGGTTCGGAAAGCCGCACTTGAAGTCGCCCGGCAAAAGTTGAAGCGATTGGAAGAATCTCCGCGCCCGGAAGAAATCCCACCTGCCGAGGCACGTGTCCGCGAAGCCGAATCAGCGCTCGGAGATGCCAAAATCCAGCTTCAGTTGATTGAAAGCGTGACCGACAAACGGGCGATTCGTGACGAAGACCTGCAGCGGCGGCGATTTGCGGTTCAGGCGGCCCAGGCTCGACTGGAGCAGGAACAAACCAAACTGGCGTTGCTCAAATCCGGATCCTGGAAGCCCGATCTCGAAGTTGCCCGTTCTGAAGTCCAGCAAGCTGAGGCCCAGGTCAAACGGATCCAAACCGACATCAACCGGTTGACTGTCCAGGCACTGGCCGATGGGCGAATCCTGCAGTGCAATGTGCGACCTGGCGAATACGCCCAGAGTGGCCAGCTCCCGAAACCGTTGATGGTCGTGGGCGATGTCGGAACCCTGCACATCCGCACCGATGTGGATGAAAACGATGCCGCGAAAGTCAAGGCTGGGGCCCAGGCGTACGCTTACCTGCGTGGCAAAACCGACCGTCAAATTCCACTTGAATTTGTTCGGTTCGAGCCGTTTGTGATTCCCAAAAAATCACTCACGGGCGATAGCACCGAACGGGTTGACACACGGGTGTTGCAGGTCGTCTATCGAGTGGTTGACCAGTCAGCCCCGATCTTTGTCGGCCAGCAGATGGATGTGTTTATTGATGGAAGCAGTAAACCATAGGGTTCCGGGGTCTTTAAGGGATGAGGGATGAAACCAAGGGATGAAAAAAATCACCTTGTCACCTTGTCACCTTGTCACCTTGTCATTTTGTCCGGGCTCCGGGTTTTCGAGATAATCCTTCTTTTGTCTTTTTTCTTTTCAAAGAGGTCCTGTATGAACCACAAACTGGCAGCGCTCGTGGCAATTGCACTCTTGAGTGGCGGCTGTGCCATCCCGCCCAAACGGGTCAAAATCGAAGTTGAACCGCCCGCTCAATGGAGTGCGGCTTCACCTCAAACGCCACTAGAGACCGCAGAGTTAAAGACCTGGTGGAAGACTTTTCAGGATCCAACGTTGGACTCGCTGGTTGAACGAGCGCTCACTTCAAATTTTGACCTGAAACTGGCGGCGGCACGGATTCGTGAAGCCCGCGGTGTCCGTGGTGTCACCGCGGCAACCCGGTATCCAGCCATCAATCAAACCGATTCGTTCCAGCGGGTTCGCGGAGGCTTTGCCCAGGGAGTGACGCGAGTTGGTTCATCTGGTGGCGGAACGCTGGTGACGCCATTTGAAACCAACAACTTTCAGATTGGGTTTGATGCGACCTGGGAAATTGATGTCTTTGGTGGTGTTCGAAATTCAGTCAACGCGGCCCAGGCCGAAGTCAACGTGGCGATTGAAAGCCAGCGCGATGTGCTGGTATCGCTTTTGGGCGAACTGGCCCGGACCTATGTTGAGTTGCGTGGTCTTCAGCGCCGGGTGGCTGTGGTTCAGAAAAACATTGCCGTTCAACAGGAAACTGTTCATTTGACGAAAGTTCGTTCACAGGCTGGCCTGGCGACGGAACTCGATGTTTCGCGAGCTGAAGCCCAACTGGCCACCACCGAAGCCATCCTGCCCCAATTAGAGGCCACCCTGGCACAGGCTATTCACCGGTTGGGAGTGCTCACCGGTCAAACGCCAGGAACGCTGATCGCCGAACTCACCCCAGTTGAGCCCATACCGTCGAGACCGCCTTCAGTGCCAGTTGGATTGCCAGCCGATTTGCTGCGTCGGCGCCCAGATATTCGACGGGCAGAAGCTCAAATTGTGGCGGCCACCGCCAGACTTCAAGTTGCCCAGGCCGAACGCTTTCCAAAATTTTCATTAACCGGGTCCTTTGGCCGTCAGGCCACGTCGGTCAGTGGGTTTACGCTTGGCGCCGGGAATTTCTTTGCGATTGGTCCTGGCATCCGGTTGCCGATTTTTACCGGGGGGCGAATCAAATCCAATATCGAAGTTCAAGACGCCCGCCTCGAACAATGTGCCCTTCAATATCAGCAAACCTTGTTGACGGCGCTGGAAGAAACTGAAAACGCACTGGTGGCCTATGCCCACGAAGAAGCCCGCCGTCAAAAACTGGTAGCCGCCGTCAAATCAAGCCAGCAAGCGGTTGAATTTGCCAATGAGCTGTATTTGCGTGGCCTCTCTGATTTTCTTTCTGTCTTGTCGGCTCAGCAAACCCAGTATGCCGCCGAAGATGAACTTGCCCAGAGTGAAACGAGCACGGTTGAATCCGCTGTCCGGCTCTATAAAGCACTTGGGGGCGGATGGTGATGAAAAGCATTGGGCTTGGGGCTGAAGACTCGCAAGCTCGGAGCAAAGGAAGGGATGAGGGATGAAGGATGAGGGATGAAAGAAACCCAATTCTTCAGCCCGCCTTCTTCAACCCCCGGTTTCTTCGGCCCCGGTTTGAGGGCCATAAGCGCCAGGATAAGGGAACAGAGCCCGATCTGGACAAGGGGACAAGGGGACAAGGAGAAAAAACATTCTCCCGCTCCCACCCGGAGGTCCTCAAGCTCATTCCACTTGTCAGATAGTCTCCGTGCCTCTGTGGCGCATTACCTCCTTGTCACCCACAGACTCAACTTTCCTTATCCTGGCGCTTATGCCTCCCTTCAATTGCTCTGAGCCTGATATCTCCCGTCCTCATTTCGACATTTGTGAACGCGTTCACAACAAGTTAAAATATTGAAAATAAATATTTTAAGTAGTCCTATATAGTTTGGTTGATATATTTTTCCGTTCACTTTAAGATCGAGTTTTTCTACTTTCAGGCAGCAACTCTCTCGTTTTCAATTTACAGCTCACACCTTCCTCCCCTTCAAACTTGCCGTTTTTTTCATTGAATAAAATGGAAAAATGAACGATTCTCCTGAAGATTCCTTGCCGATGAGATCTAAATTCCCCAAGATGGCCGTACTGGCCAGCTTTCCAACTCCTTCTCTACTCAATCAAAACCAAATGAAACACCCGGTGGTGATTGAATCACCCCCTTGCTTCGGACGAAGCGTCTGAATTGTTGTTAACTGTACCTTTTCAAGGAGGATCCCTTTGTGAAAACCCGCAAAACATCACTATTTGCCGTGCTGTTTCTGGTTCTTTCCGCGTTCAATTTTAGTCCCTCTGTCACAAAACCATTTGAAACTGTTGTCAATGCTCAATCAGCAACTGTTCCCGCAGAGATCATTTTTGCAACCACGTCCACCAATTCGTTAATCAGTTTTTCAACTTCAGCACCAACCTCACTTTTATCCAGCGTTGCGATTTCAGGATTAGCCGACGGTGAGCGTTTTGTCGGAATTGATTTTCGCCCGGCGACCGGCCAGCTTTATGGGGTAACCACTGCCAGCCGGATGTACACAATTAACCCCGGAACGGGTGCCGCAATGGCCGTTGGATCAGCCGCTTTCACGCCCGCCGCCAACGGTGGCAACTTTGGATTTGACTTTAACCCAGTCCCAGACCGAATTCGGTTTGTTTCCGACGCTGAGCAAAACTTGCGGCTCAATCCAAATACCGGCGGAGTTGCCGGAACCGATACCAACCTGGTCTTTGCCCAGGGTGATGCCAGTGCTGGGGCAAATCCTTCCGTTGCAGGTGTGGCCTATACCAATAACTTTGCTGGAACACCTCAAACCACGCTGTATGGAATTGACACCGGTCTGGACATTGTGGTGCGCCAGGGTGATTTTACCGGAGCGCCGATATCCCCGAACTCCGGCCAGTTGTTCACGGCTGGTCCGCTCGGTGTGAATGCCACCGGTCGGGTTGGGTTCGACATCGCGAGTGCCGATGGTCGCGCCTTTGCCACATTGAATGTGGATGGGGACCCAGGGTCAAGCCTCTTTCAGATTAACCTGATCAATGGCCGCGCCTCGTTCCTTGGCTTTGTCGGCAACCAGGTGGTGGTTGAATCAATGTCAATTGCGCCACACCCGACTGTTTTTGGCCTGACGGAAAATAATGCGCTGGTAACTTTTGATGGCACCAACCCGGGTCCAGTTCTGAGCCGCGTTCAGATTTTCGGCATCCAGGCTGGCGAAGCCGTTTTGGGCATTGATTTCCGACCCGCAACTGGTCAGTTGTATGCCCTTGGCAGTTCCAACCGGATCTACACCATTGATACTCGAACCGGTGAAGCCAAGGCGGTTGGAACCACACCGTTTACGCCAGTCCTGGCCGGCACCTCTTTTGGATTTGACTTTAACCCGGTTCCTGACCGCATCCGGGTGACCTCCAACACCGCCCAAAACCTGCGCCTGCACCCAGATACCGGGGCAGTTGCCGCAACGGACGGAACCCTTGCCTTTGCCGCGGCGGATCGCAACGCGGGCGTGACGCCCTCCGTGGTCGGTTCGGCCTATACCAACAGCGTCAACCTGGCCACCACGACCACGTTGTATGACATTGACTTCAACCTGGACAGCCTCTTGATTCAGAACCCACCCAATGATGGTGTTCTCAACACAGTGGGCCGACTCAACGTCAATGCCACATCAGCCGTTGGATTTGATATTTCTTCGATTGATGGATCAGCACTGGCTTCAATCACGCCGGAAGGCGCGGCGTTCACCAATTTGTACCGTGTCAGTCTGGTCTCAGGTCAGGCGACGCTGGTCGGTCGAATTGGCGACCGTATCCGGGATGTGGCGATTGATCTGAATCAGGCCCGACTGGCCATCAACCAGTCCGCTGATAAGACCACGATCAAACCGGGTGAAACCCTGACCCTGACGATTACCGTCAACAATTTCGGCCCGGATGTCGCCACCAACGTCGTGGTGAGAAATCCACTCTCAGCCATGCTGGTTTCGGTTGATTCAGCCGTCGCCAGTCAGGGAACGGCGACCATGGCCACTGCGGATAATGTGATCACCGTCACCGGCAACCTGGGCTCAATCCCAGCCGGTGGTTCGGCTACGGTAACGCTGATGGTGAAAGCCAATGCCGGCGCCACAGGCCAAATCGCCAACACCGTCACGGTGCTCACGGGAAGCGGTGACCTCAACCGAGGAAGCAACACGTCCGTGCTGAACCTGACCATTTCACAATAGTCAGGTCAGATTTCAACCAGAACAGTGTTCTGATGTTTTGTGAGGGCAATCCCACCAGGGATTGCCCTTTTTCTTTTGGAAGCGAAACCATTTCTCCTGACCGGAATAAACCCTGGCTGACACTGATTTCCGAAGCTTTCCTGTTTAATTTCAATCTATTCAAAATGGAGCATTCTCTCATGCGGAAATTTGTGTTTGTGTTTTTCAGTATCGTGATGTTTGGAACCTTGGTATGGCATCCGTCGGAACGCCTTTCAGCCCAGCAAAATACGGCCAGCGCCAATCGCACGACGCCGGTTGAAGTTGGTCGGAAAGCCCCGGATTTTTCACTCCAGGATCAGGATGGACAAACGGTCAAGCTTTCTGCCCTGCGGGGGAAATCCCCAGTGGTGCTGGTGTTTTATCGTGGCTCCTGGTGCCCGTTTTGTGTTCGGCAATTGACCGAACTGGGATCACTTGCCCAATCCGGGGAAAATGTGCGCGTGCTGGCCATCAGCGTTGATCCAGTCGAAGAAAACAAAAAACTGGCCCAAACACTGGCCGCCAAATCTGGCGGGAATCTCACGTTCTCAATTTTGTCTGACCCAGGCCATCAGGTGATTGATCGCTTTGGACTGCACGACCCGGCCTATGACGGCAAGCGGTTTGATGGGATTCCGCACCCGGCGGTGTATGTTCTCGACAAGGCTGGAAAAGTAACCTGGGCTCGGGTGGAGCAGGATTACAAAGTACGACCCACCGTTTCAGAAGTCCGGGCAGCACTCGATTTGGTCAAAAAATAATCCAGCCCAGAGGTGACAATCAGGTGGTGCCGTTTCGATCAAAAACATTGAGTCAACGTGCATAAAAAGGTTATAACCTGAGGTCGAATCCACATCCTGGAAGGTTCACGACCAGCACGTCCAGTCACCACGTCGTCACCCATTCACCTGCAAAATTTCTTGCCGCTGATGCTGGCCTGAAGGGAAGTTCTTCCTTGATTGGAACCAACTTCCCTTTTTTCTTTTGTTTCCATTGTGAATGCAACGGCCTGGGTTATAGTTTTTCAGATAAATATTTCCGTGGTGTTTTCGATGATCATCGTTCAGAAACTATTGAAAAATTTGGATTTCTTTTTCGTGTCGTTCGTGTGTTTCGTGGTTTCTTCATCTGAAATTCTATACTTCCTGGCTTGCGAATTTTTGTCCTTTTCCTGCCCTGCTCTTGAAAATCTAATCTGAAAGCGGTGTCAAGCCACCGCACTCCGAAATTTTCGGCGGTACCAGATGCATGCTTGACTTCAGCCGTGTTAGGCTGTAAGTACATTCACCGCTTGCAGTTTGCTTCGGTCAAGCCCTAATCGAAGGCAACACTCGGGCTCACTCCACATTCCGACTCACGACTTCACACTTTCACCTCTTTTGGACCATTGCTGGCTGGACTGTCTGGTCAAGGTTCATTCAACCACTTTTTCACCTGATACCTTTATGAAACACCTCAGCGGACTTGATGCAACGTTCCTCTATCTTGAAACTCCGGAAACCCCGATGCACGTCGGGAGCATGCATTTATATGACCTCCCCGAAGGCTTTGACGGTGATTTCTATGAAGAAGTGAAAAAACACGTCTCCAGGCGCATGCACCTGGCGCCGGTGTTTCATCGCAAACTGGCGTTGATGCCGTTTGAACTGGCCAATCCCGTCTGGGTCGAGGATGACGACGTGGACCTGGATTACCACATCCGGCGGATTATGCTTCCCAAACCGGGAACCATCGAACAACTTGAAGCCTACGTTGGCCGACTCCACTCCAGCCTGCTCGACCGAAGCCGCCCACTCTGGGAGTTTTATGTCATTGAAGGGTTACAGTCAGGTCAGGTCGGGTTTTATTCCAAAGTTCACCACGCGGCGATTGATGGTCAGGCCGGGGTTGCCTTCGCCAGTGCGGTACTGGATATCTCGCCCGTCCCACGCGAAGTCAAACAACCGGTCCGGCGGCGTGGGATTCAATATCAGCTTGGCGTGGCCGAACTCATCCAGGCGGCGTTGACCAACGTTGTTGCGCAATATGCCAAACTGATCTGGTACCTTCCAAAAACAGCCAAAACCCTTGGCAGTGCTTTGATTCCGGAAAAAGATTCCTCCGGGAGACGTCGTTTTTCCTGGCCGAAGAACCTTTCACTCGGTCCTCGAACACTTTTTAATGTCTCAATTACCAATCAGCGCACTTTTGGGTCAGTTTCAATTCCGCTCGACGAAGCCAAACAAATCGCCAAAGCGGTCAACGTCACGATCAATGATGTGGTTTTAGGATTGTGCAGCGGTGCCATGCGGCGCTATTTGGAAGAAAGCGGATACGATGGAGTTCCCAAAAAGCCGATGGTGGCCGCCGTTCCCGTGTCGCTTCGCGAGGCTGGAAACACTGAGCAAAATACACAGGCCACAATGATGCTCTGTAGCCTTGCTTCCAATATTAAAGATCCCATCGAACGACTCAAAGCCATTAAATCTTCAACCAGCGCGGCCAAAGAATCCATCAACAACTTCAAAGCGGTGATTCCGACTGATTTTCCATCATTTGGCGCTCCCTGGCTGATGAGCGGCCTGGCCTCGCTCTATGGCCGGTCAAAGATTGCCGACAATTTACCTCCCATTGCCAACGTCGCTATTTCAAATGTGCCGGGTCCACCGGTACCGCTGTACCTGGCGGGCGCCAGAATGCGGACTTACTATCCGGTTTCAATCATCATGCACGGCATGGCGCTCAACATCACGGTGGAAAGCTATC encodes the following:
- a CDS encoding efflux transporter outer membrane subunit, which produces MNHKLAALVAIALLSGGCAIPPKRVKIEVEPPAQWSAASPQTPLETAELKTWWKTFQDPTLDSLVERALTSNFDLKLAAARIREARGVRGVTAATRYPAINQTDSFQRVRGGFAQGVTRVGSSGGGTLVTPFETNNFQIGFDATWEIDVFGGVRNSVNAAQAEVNVAIESQRDVLVSLLGELARTYVELRGLQRRVAVVQKNIAVQQETVHLTKVRSQAGLATELDVSRAEAQLATTEAILPQLEATLAQAIHRLGVLTGQTPGTLIAELTPVEPIPSRPPSVPVGLPADLLRRRPDIRRAEAQIVAATARLQVAQAERFPKFSLTGSFGRQATSVSGFTLGAGNFFAIGPGIRLPIFTGGRIKSNIEVQDARLEQCALQYQQTLLTALEETENALVAYAHEEARRQKLVAAVKSSQQAVEFANELYLRGLSDFLSVLSAQQTQYAAEDELAQSETSTVESAVRLYKALGGGW
- a CDS encoding FtsX-like permease family protein, which translates into the protein MWTDLGKVLEMNDQRVEIVGICEASAPFATFPVMFARYSEAVTFVGRERNTLSYVLVKAQPQVSIRDLSQRIQKTFPDLKAMSGEEFEWATIFYYIRNTGIPVNFGITVTIALLVGMVVAGQTFYIFTIENLKQFGALKAIGVTNYRLVGMILLQALVVGSIGYALGIALCAAFFDLTRDVAIQLRGFILLWQISVATAGVVLVIVLLASLLSIRRVLVLEPAIVFRG
- a CDS encoding wax ester/triacylglycerol synthase family O-acyltransferase, giving the protein MKHLSGLDATFLYLETPETPMHVGSMHLYDLPEGFDGDFYEEVKKHVSRRMHLAPVFHRKLALMPFELANPVWVEDDDVDLDYHIRRIMLPKPGTIEQLEAYVGRLHSSLLDRSRPLWEFYVIEGLQSGQVGFYSKVHHAAIDGQAGVAFASAVLDISPVPREVKQPVRRRGIQYQLGVAELIQAALTNVVAQYAKLIWYLPKTAKTLGSALIPEKDSSGRRRFSWPKNLSLGPRTLFNVSITNQRTFGSVSIPLDEAKQIAKAVNVTINDVVLGLCSGAMRRYLEESGYDGVPKKPMVAAVPVSLREAGNTEQNTQATMMLCSLASNIKDPIERLKAIKSSTSAAKESINNFKAVIPTDFPSFGAPWLMSGLASLYGRSKIADNLPPIANVAISNVPGPPVPLYLAGARMRTYYPVSIIMHGMALNITVESYQGSLDFGLTACRRAIPDVKDLANYIADAHQELKTKVTAYVAEMAAKEAARALPPATAEDEAKDIIRPRRGRRPQTKAVNIEITTPRTVPIEVENVKVETKPKRGRRPKAIPAEVIATEAEPATVTSIRTRRQRKTS
- a CDS encoding DUF4394 domain-containing protein, translated to MKTRKTSLFAVLFLVLSAFNFSPSVTKPFETVVNAQSATVPAEIIFATTSTNSLISFSTSAPTSLLSSVAISGLADGERFVGIDFRPATGQLYGVTTASRMYTINPGTGAAMAVGSAAFTPAANGGNFGFDFNPVPDRIRFVSDAEQNLRLNPNTGGVAGTDTNLVFAQGDASAGANPSVAGVAYTNNFAGTPQTTLYGIDTGLDIVVRQGDFTGAPISPNSGQLFTAGPLGVNATGRVGFDIASADGRAFATLNVDGDPGSSLFQINLINGRASFLGFVGNQVVVESMSIAPHPTVFGLTENNALVTFDGTNPGPVLSRVQIFGIQAGEAVLGIDFRPATGQLYALGSSNRIYTIDTRTGEAKAVGTTPFTPVLAGTSFGFDFNPVPDRIRVTSNTAQNLRLHPDTGAVAATDGTLAFAAADRNAGVTPSVVGSAYTNSVNLATTTTLYDIDFNLDSLLIQNPPNDGVLNTVGRLNVNATSAVGFDISSIDGSALASITPEGAAFTNLYRVSLVSGQATLVGRIGDRIRDVAIDLNQARLAINQSADKTTIKPGETLTLTITVNNFGPDVATNVVVRNPLSAMLVSVDSAVASQGTATMATADNVITVTGNLGSIPAGGSATVTLMVKANAGATGQIANTVTVLTGSGDLNRGSNTSVLNLTISQ
- a CDS encoding redoxin domain-containing protein, which encodes MRKFVFVFFSIVMFGTLVWHPSERLSAQQNTASANRTTPVEVGRKAPDFSLQDQDGQTVKLSALRGKSPVVLVFYRGSWCPFCVRQLTELGSLAQSGENVRVLAISVDPVEENKKLAQTLAAKSGGNLTFSILSDPGHQVIDRFGLHDPAYDGKRFDGIPHPAVYVLDKAGKVTWARVEQDYKVRPTVSEVRAALDLVKK
- a CDS encoding efflux RND transporter periplasmic adaptor subunit: MKKTLPAIALIALIYATVSVVNSRPKRVSLPPPAEPPRTSFAVSVAGVGLVEASSENISISTPVSGLVTRVAVKVGDFVKAGAPLFSLDDRDLQAELMVRKAALEVARQKLKRLEESPRPEEIPPAEARVREAESALGDAKIQLQLIESVTDKRAIRDEDLQRRRFAVQAAQARLEQEQTKLALLKSGSWKPDLEVARSEVQQAEAQVKRIQTDINRLTVQALADGRILQCNVRPGEYAQSGQLPKPLMVVGDVGTLHIRTDVDENDAAKVKAGAQAYAYLRGKTDRQIPLEFVRFEPFVIPKKSLTGDSTERVDTRVLQVVYRVVDQSAPIFVGQQMDVFIDGSSKP
- a CDS encoding ABC transporter ATP-binding protein; the protein is MTNNPSSIAVSCQQVTKAFGQGESQTMALRGVDLEIQFGQMSFLVGESGSGKTTLISVIAGLLDATQGEITVLGQNLTRLSGNQQVLFRRRNLGFVFQQFNLLPSLTAAENVAVPLFAAGVAYQPALERAEKLLGQLGMDHRKNNLPSQLSGGQQQRVALARALIHEPRLIVCDEPTSALDAATGRTVMELLAGFAVRPDRAVIVVTHDSRIFDFADTIAHMNDGQITQLETKTI